In Heyndrickxia vini, the sequence CGACTCCATTTTAATCGATGAAGCGCGAACACCTTTAATTATTTCTGGTCAAGCACAGAAATCTACTTCTCTATATATTCAAGCGAATGCATTTGTTCGTACATTGAAAAAAGAGGAAGACTACACGTACGATGAAAAAACAAAAAGTGTTCAATTAACAGAAGAAGGAATCAATAAAGCGGAACGATCTTTCTCAATTGAAAATCTTTTCGACATTTCTCATGTGACATTGAATCACCATATTAATCAGGCGTTAAAAGCAATTGTCAGTATGCATTTAGACGTTGATTACGTTGTACAAGATGGTGAAATCGTGATTGTCGACCAATTTACTGGTCGTCTCATGAAAGGACGCCGCTTCAGTGATGGTCTTCACCAAGCCATTGAAGCGAAAGAAGCCGTTGAAATTCAAAATGAAAGCATGACAATGGCTACCATCACATTCCAGAACTACTTCCGTATGTATGAAAAGCTTGCTGGTATGACCGGTACAGCGAAAACGGAAGAAGAGGAATTCAGAAACATTTATAATATGAGAGTTATTGTTATTCCGACGAATAAGCCAATTGCACGTGATGATCGTCCAGATTTGATTTATGCAAGTATGGAAGGGAAATTTCGGGCTGTCGTTGAAGACATTGCTGAACGTCATAAAAATGGCCAACCGATTCTTGTTGGTACTGTAGCAATCGAAACATCGGAATTAATCTCCAATTTATTACAGAAAAAAGGCGTTCGCCATAATGTATTAAATGCGAAAAATCATGAACGTGAAGCCGAAATTATTGCTGAAGCGGGCCACAAAGGCTCAGTAACGATTGCAACTAACATGGCTGGTCGTGGTACAGATATTAAACTTGGCGAAGGCGTGAAAGAGCTAGGTGGATTAGCGGTTATCGGTACAGAGCGTCATGAGTCTCGACGGATTGATAATCAGCTTCGTGGACGTTCAGGACGTCAAGGTGATCCAGGGGTCACACAATTTTATCTTTCCATGGAAGATGAATTGATGCGCCGTTTCGGGTCAGACAATATGAAAAACATGATGCAGCGTTTAGGAATGGATGACTCCCAGCCAATTCAAAGTAAAATGGTATCGCGAGCAGTTGAGTCAGCACAAAAACGAGTCGAAGGAAATAACTTCGATTCACGTAAACAACTTTTACAATATGATGATGTGTTGCGTCAACAACGTGAAATCATCTATACTCAACGAAATGAAGTACTTAATTCCGAGGATTTACGTGAAATCGTTGAAAAAATGATTCAGTCTGTTCTTGAACGTAATATTCAATTATATGCTTCAACTAACGAAGATGAAGAGCATTGGAATCTTCAAGGCTTGGTTGATTTTGTTCATGGCAATCTTTTACCTGAAGGCGACATAACGGTTGACGAATTACGAGGTAAGGAACCAGAAGAGATGGCTGACCTTATTATGGAAAAAGTCAAAGTTCGTTATGATGAAAAAGAAGAGTCATTAACACCTGAACAAATGCGGGAATTTGAAAAAGTTGTTCTTCTTCGTGCAGTGGATTCTAAATGGATTGACCATATCGATGCAATGGATCATTTACGACAAGGGATTCATCTTCGTGCTTACGGTCAAGTAGATCCATTACGAGAATATCAAAGTGAAGGATTTGCGATGTTTGAAGGTATGGTTGAAGCAATCGAAGATGATGCTGCGAAATATGTCATGAAAGCTGAAATCAGAAATAATCTTCAGCGTGAAGAAGTAGCTAAAGGCCAAGCCGTGAATCCTAAAGAAGAAGGGGAAACGGTGAAAAAGAAACCAGCGAAAAAATCTGTTGATATTGGCCGCAATGCCCCGTGTCCATGTGGAAGCGGCAAGAAGTATAAGCAATGTCATGGTAAGAATGCGTAACTTTAAGAAATAGATTGATTTTTTAAAGGACAGGTGAACATGCCTGTCCTAAACTCATTACAAAATACACCCTGAGGTGATACAAAATGGAATTATTTGAAATACGTTCAGAACTTGAAAAAACAGCTAAAAAATTAGCGGACTTTAGGGGGTCTCTTTGACTTAGAAAACAAAGAAGCCCGCATTGCCGAATTAGATGAAAGAATGCTTGAGCCAAACTTTTGGAACGATCAGCAAGGAGCACAAACGGTCATCAATGAAGCCAATGGTTTAAAGGATTTAGTAAATGAATATAAAGAACTTCTAGATAGTCAAGAAAACCTTGAATTAACGCATGAGCTTGTGAAAGAAGAGAATGATCCGGAACTTGCTGCAGATCTAGAATCCGAATTGGAAACATTAGTGGAGAGAGTAAATCAATTTGAATTACAACTTCTATTAAGTGAACCATATGATAAAAATAATGCGATATTAGAGCTTCATCCAGGTGCTGGTGGCACTGAATCACAAGACTGGGGTTCAATGCTATTACGTATGTACACACGGTGGGCAGAGAAGAAAGGGTTCAAAGTTGAAACACTCGATTATTTACCTGGTGATGAAGCCGGAATTAAAAGTGTCAC encodes:
- the secA gene encoding preprotein translocase subunit SecA, translated to MAAFLEKVFDANKREIKRLDKMANQIEELASDMEKMSDDQLREKTEEFKQRYQNGESLDDLLTEAFAVVREGARRVLGLYPYHVQLMGGISLHEGNISEMKTGEGKTLTATMPVYLNAISGKGVHVVTVNEYLASRDATEMGELYEFLGLTVGLNLNSMSSEEKQEAYAADITYGTNNEFGFDYLRDNMVLYKEQRVQRPLFYAVIDEVDSILIDEARTPLIISGQAQKSTSLYIQANAFVRTLKKEEDYTYDEKTKSVQLTEEGINKAERSFSIENLFDISHVTLNHHINQALKAIVSMHLDVDYVVQDGEIVIVDQFTGRLMKGRRFSDGLHQAIEAKEAVEIQNESMTMATITFQNYFRMYEKLAGMTGTAKTEEEEFRNIYNMRVIVIPTNKPIARDDRPDLIYASMEGKFRAVVEDIAERHKNGQPILVGTVAIETSELISNLLQKKGVRHNVLNAKNHEREAEIIAEAGHKGSVTIATNMAGRGTDIKLGEGVKELGGLAVIGTERHESRRIDNQLRGRSGRQGDPGVTQFYLSMEDELMRRFGSDNMKNMMQRLGMDDSQPIQSKMVSRAVESAQKRVEGNNFDSRKQLLQYDDVLRQQREIIYTQRNEVLNSEDLREIVEKMIQSVLERNIQLYASTNEDEEHWNLQGLVDFVHGNLLPEGDITVDELRGKEPEEMADLIMEKVKVRYDEKEESLTPEQMREFEKVVLLRAVDSKWIDHIDAMDHLRQGIHLRAYGQVDPLREYQSEGFAMFEGMVEAIEDDAAKYVMKAEIRNNLQREEVAKGQAVNPKEEGETVKKKPAKKSVDIGRNAPCPCGSGKKYKQCHGKNA